The Vigna unguiculata cultivar IT97K-499-35 chromosome 6, ASM411807v1, whole genome shotgun sequence genome contains a region encoding:
- the LOC114187983 gene encoding probable LRR receptor-like serine/threonine-protein kinase At4g20940: MKSFSFLVLLSLYFFSVVGQLPSQDILALLEFKKGIKHDPSGYVLNSWNEESIDFDGCPSSWNGVLCNGGNVAGVVLDNLGLSADTDLSAFSNLTKLVKLSMSNNSITGNLHGSIAEFKSLEFLDISNNLFSSSLPLEIGKVSSLQNLSLAGNNFSGPIPDSMSEMASMKSLDLSRNSFSGKLPVSLTKVTSLVSLNLSHNSFTGKIPKGFELIPALEKLDLHGNMLEGNLDVDFMLFSSASYVDLSENMLSSSDSKQKFLPRLSESIKHLNLSHNQLTGSLASGVAEPVFENLKVLDLSYNQLDGELPGFDFVYDLQVLRLSNNRFSGFIPNGLLKGDSLVLTELDLSANNLSGPLSIITSTTLHSLNLSSNQFTGELPLLTGSCAVLDLSNNKLEGNLTRILKWGNIEFLDLSGNHLIGTIPEETPQFLRLNYLNLSHNSLSSSLPKVLTQYPKLIVLDISFNQLDGRFLSGLLTMPSLQELHLENNVISGGINFSSSPDQSDLQILDLSHNQLNGYFPDEFGSLTGLKVLNIAGNNFSGSLPTTIADMNSLDSMDISDNHFTGPLPNNMPKGLQNFNASGNDLSGLVPEVFRKFPSSSFFPGNSKLHFPNGPPGSTASPAESSKKKHLNTIVKVIIIVSCVVAFFILILLAVFIHYIRISRSPPEYDTSKDIHRHPQPIISAPVRTTDRGGALVVSAEDLVATRKESPSEVISSDEKMAAVTGFSPSKQSHFSWSPESGDSFTGENLARLDTRSPDRLIGELHFLDDSITLTPEELSRAPAEVLGRSSHGTSYKATLENGLLLRVKWLREGVAKQRKEFVKETKKFANIRHPNVVGLRGYYWGPTQHEKLILSDYISPGSLASFLYDRPGRKGPPLTWMQRLKIAVDVARGLNYLHFDRAIPHGNLKATNVLLDTTDMNARVADYCLHRLMTQAGTIEQILDAGVLGYRAPELAASKKPMPSFKSDVYAFGVILLELLTGRCAGDVISSEEGGVDLTDWVRLRVAEGRGSECFDATLMPEMSNPVVEKGMKEVLGIAMRCIRSVSERPGIKTIYEDLSSI, encoded by the exons ATGAAGTCATTTAGCTTTTTAGTGTTGTTATCTTTGTATTTCTTCTCCGTGGTGGGGCAGCTTCCTTCTCAGGATATTTTAGCATTGCTGGAGTTCAAGAAAGGCATCAAACACGACCCCAGTGGCTATGTGCTCAATTCCTGGAATGAGGAATCCATTGATTTTGATGGATGCCCTTCTTCATGGAATGGAGTTTTGTGCAATGGTGGTAATGTTGCTGGGGTTGTCCTTGATAACTTGGGTCTCTCTGCTGACACAGACTTGAGTGCGTTTTCAAATCTCACTAAGCTTGTGAAACTCTCCATGTCCAACAATTCCATAACAGGAAATCTACATGGCAGCATTGCTGAGTTCAAAAGCCTTGAATTCCTGGATATTTCCAATAACCTCTTTTCTTCATCTTTGCCATTGGAAATTGGTAAAGTAAGCAGTTTGCAGAATCTGTCTTTGGCTGGAAATAATTTCTCCGGTCCAATTCCCGATTCAATGTCAGAAATGGCTTCCATGAAGTCCCTGGATTTGAGCCGCAACTCTTTCTCTGGAAAGCTGCCAGTGTCGTTGACTAAGGTGACCAGCCTTGTATCGCTTAACTTGTCCCATAACAGCTTCACTGGAAAAATTCCCAAAGGTTTTGAGCTGATTCCTGCTCTTGAAAAGCTTGACTTGCATGGTAATATGCTTGAAGGTAATTTGGATGTTGATTTTATGCTTTTCTCGAGTGCCAGCTATGTTGATTTAAGTGAGAACATGCTGTCTAGTTCTGATTCCAAGCAGAAGTTTCTACCGCGACTATCTGAAAGTATTAAGCATCTGAATTTAAGCCACAACCAGCTTACTGGATCATTGGCCAGTGGAGTTGCAGAACCGGTTTTTGAAAACTTGAAAGTGTTAGACCTCAGTTACAATCAGTTGGATGGAGAATTGCCTGGATTTGATTTTGTCTATGATCTTCAGGTCCTCAGGCTTAGTAACAACAGGTTTTCAGGATTTATTCCTAATGGCCTACTGAAAGGAGACTCTTTGGTTTTAACTGAACTGGATTTGAGTGCCAACAATCTCTCTG GGCCACTAAGTATAATTACATCAACAACACTTCACTCTCTTAACCTCTCATCAAATCAGTTCACTGGCGAACTACCACTGCTGACTGGAAGCTGTGCTGTACTTGATCTGTCAAACAACAAATTAGAGGGAAATTTAACTAGGATTTTGAAATGGGGGAATATAGAATTTCTTGATCTCAGTGGCAATCATTTGATCGGAACCATTCCAGAGGAAACTCCTCAATTTTTGCGtctaaattatttgaatttatccCATAATTCTCTCAGCAGCTCCCTTCCAAAAGTCTTGACACAGTATCCAAAGCTGATAGTGCTTGACATTAGTTTCAACCAATTAGATGGACGGTTTCTATCCGGTCTGCTCACAATGCCCTCTTTGCAAGAGCTGCATCTTGAAAATAATGTGATCTCTGGTGGCATCAATTTCTCATCTTCTCCTGACCAATCCGATCTTCAGATTCTTGATCTTTCTCACAACCAGCTTAATGGCTATTTTCCTGATGAGTTTGGGTCATTAACTGGCCTTAAAGTGCTAAATATTGCTGGAAATAATTTTTCTGGCTCTCTTCCAACCACCATTGCTGACATGAATTCACTTGACTCAATGGATATATCAGATAATCATTTTACTGGCCCTCTACCAAATAACATGCCAAAGGGGCTCCAAAACTTCAATGCTTCCGGAAATGATCTATCTGGACTCGTCCCAGAAGTTTTTAGGAAGTTTCCTAGTTCTTCTTTCTTTCCTGGTAATTCTAAGTTACATTTTCCAAATGGTCCTCCAGGATCAACTGCTTCACCTGCTGAAAGTTCCAAGAAGAAGCATTTGAACACCATTGTTAAAGTAATAATCATAGTGTCATGTGTGGTTGCGTTCTTCATATTAATCCTGCTCGCAGTCTTCATACACTATATACGTATATCAAGATCTCCACCAGAATATGATACAAGTAAGGATATCCACAGGCATCCTCAACCAATTATCTCGGCTCCTGTTCGAACTACTGATAGGGGTGGTGCTTTGGTTGTTTCAGCCGAGGACCTTGTGGCCACACGCAAAGAGTCGCCATCAGAGGTAATCAGCTCTGATGAAAAAATGGCAGCTGTAACGGGGTTCTCTCCATCAAAACAAAGCCACTTTTCATGGTCACCAGAATCTGGTGATTCATTCACCGGTGAAAATCTTGCAAGACTAGACACGAGGTCACCGGATCGGTTGATTGGAGAGCTGCATTTTCTTGATGATTCGATAACATTGACACCTGAGGAGCTCTCAAGAGCCCCAGCTGAAGTTTTGGGAAGAAGTAGTCATGGTACTTCCTACAAGGCCACTCTGGAGAATGGTTTGTTGTTGAGAGTGAAGTGGTTGAGAGAAGGAGTAGCAAAACAGAGAAAAGAATTTGTCAAGGAAACCAAAAAATTTGCGAACATCAGACATCCAAATGTTGTGGGATTGAGAGGCTATTATTGGGGCCCTACACAGCACGAGAAGCTCATCCTTTCAGATTACATCTCACCAGGAAGTCTTGCAAGCTTTCTTTATG ATCGACCAGGAAGAAAAGGTCCACCTTTAACTTGGATGCAGAGACTCAAAATAGCAGTTGATGTAGCACGTGGCCTGAACTATCTCCATTTTGATCGTGCCATCCCTCATGGGAACCTCAAAGCCACAAATGTGTTGTTAGACACAACTGATATGAATGCACGAGTCGCCGATTACTGTCTTCACCGGCTCATGACTCAAGCAGGTACTATCGAACAGATTCTTGATGCCGGTGTCTTAGGTTATCGTGCACCGGAGTTAGCTGCCTCGAAGAAGCCAATGCCCTCCTTCAAGTCAGATGTTTATGCTTTTGGAGTGATACTTTTGGAACTTCTAACCGGAAGGTGTGCTGGTGATGTGATATCTAGTGAGGAGGGAGGTGTTGATCTCACAGATTGGGTGAGGTTGCGTGTGGCAGAAGGTAGAGGCTCAGAATGTTTTGATGCTACCTTGATGCCAGAAATGAGTAATCCTGTTGTAGAAAAGGGAATGAAGGAGGTCCTGGGAATAGCCATGCGATGCATTCGATCAGTTTCTGAAAGGCCTGGCATCAAAACTATATATGAAGATCTCTCTTCTATATAG
- the LOC114188730 gene encoding obg-like ATPase 1, which produces MPPKSAKSKEAPAERPILGRFSSHLKIGIVGLPNVGKSTLFNTLTKLAIPAENFPFCTIEPNEARVNIPDERFEWLCQLYKPKSEVSAFLEIHDIAGLVRGAHQGQGLGNSFLSHIRAVDGIFHVLRAFEDPDIIHVDDTVDPVRDLEIITEELRLKDVEFMERKIEDVEKSMKRSNDKQLKIELECCQRVKALLQEGKDVRLGEWKAADIEILNSFQLLTAKPVIYLVNMTEKDYQRKKNKFLPKIHAWVQEHGGEQIIPFSCAFERNLSDLPPDEAAKYCEENKIQSALPKIIKTGFSAINLIYFFTAGPDEVKCWQIRRQTKAPQAAGTIHTDFERGFICAEVMKFEDLKELGSESAVKAAGKYKQEGKTYVVQDGDIIFFKFNVSGGGKK; this is translated from the exons ATGCCTCCCAAATCTGCCAAATCCAAGGAAGCCCCAGCTGAGCGACCCATCCTCGGTCGATTCTCTTCTCACCTCAAAATTGGCATT GTTGGCTTGCCAAATGTTGGAAAATCTACTCTTTTTAATACTCTCACCAAATTGGCAATACCTGCTGAGAACTTCCCATTTTGTACCATTGAGCCTAATGAGGCGCGGGTCAATATACCCGACGAACGGTTTGAGTGGCTTTGCCAATTATACAAGCCAAAAAGTGAG GTCTCAGCTTTCTTAGAAATCCATGACATAGCTGGATTGGTCCGAGGTGCTCATCAGGGGCAAGGATTGGGGAATAGTTTTTTATCTCACATTCGTGCTGTAGATGGAATTTTCCATGTTTTAC GTGCATTTGAGGATCCGGACATTATTCATGTAGATGATACTGTTGACCCAGTTAGGGATTTGGAGATCATTACTGAAGAATTGAGGCTGAAG GATGTTGAATTCATGGAAAGAAAGATAGAAGATGTTGAGAAAAGCATGAAGAGGAGCAATGACAAACAGTTAAAAATTGAGCTTGAATGTTGTCAAAGG GTTAAGGCATTGCTTCAGGAAGGAAAAGATGTACGTCTAGGTGAATGGAAGGCTGCTGATATTGAGATTTTGAATTCCTTTCAGTTACTTACTGCCAAGCCTGTTATATACTTG GTTAATATGACTGAaaaggattaccaaagaaaaaagaacaagTTTCTGCCCAAAATTCATGCTtg GGTCCAGGAGCATGGTGGTGAGCAAATAATTCCTTTCAGCTGTGCCTTCGAGAGGAATCTTTCAGATCTGCCACCAGATGAAGCGGCTAAGTATTGTGAGGAGAACAAAATTCAAAG TGCTCTTCCCAAAATAATAAAGACTGGGTTTTCGGCTAttaatctcatttattttttcacagcTGGACCTGATGAG GTTAAGTGCTGGCAAATTAGACGCCAAACAAAAGCTCCTCAAGCTGCAGGGACTATCCATACTGATTTTGAAAGAGGATTTATTTGTGCTGAG GTGATGAAGTTTGAGGATCTTAAGGAACTCGGTAGTGAGTCAGCTGTGAAG GCTGCTGGAAAGTATAAACAAGAGGGTAAAACGTATGTGGTCCAAGATGGGGACATCATATTCTTCAAGTTTAACGTTTCTGGTGGAGGGAAGAAGTAA
- the LOC114188395 gene encoding probable receptor-like protein kinase At1g30570, protein MVNVLGEGLYFVLILVVVSVTVNTVDAQTKSILLNCGSNSSLNVDGRRWVGDLATDNNVTLSTPSVVANTSTLSGSSIYDPLYKTARIFTVPLNYTIKDVKGNYFVRFHFYPFAIDDFNVNESSFGVVVNGLKLLSEFDVPGKISHKNMNLLNSGRNATSFFLVKEYILTVNGDMLVIEFVPASSSFGFINAIEIVPVVGELFAGSVSKVGGGNFNLSGHGMETMYRLNVGGPEVQSNEDRDLWRTWEVDSGYMIIENAGSGIKNSSNITYSSVNDTSVAPLLVYETARAMSNTEVLDKRFNMSWKFEVDPDFDYLIRLHFCELVYDRANERIFRIYINNRTAADNFDVFVRAGGMNRAYHLDYFDPVSSKIDTVWVQLGPDTAAGAAGTDALLNGLEVFKLSRNGNLARVERFDIGGNPGSKSKAMVVWVGVGAGVALLAIVALIVLVFCFCKSRKKESSDTKNNPQGWRPLFLYGGAAVNNSVGGKGSAGTQKLYGSVASVRVGKRFTLAEINAATNNFDESLVIGVGGFGKVYKGEIEDGVLAAIKRANPQSEQGLAEFETEIEMLSKLRHRHLVSLIGFCEENNEMILVYEYMANGTLRSHLFGSDLPPLPWKQRLEVCIGAARGLHYLHTGADRGIIHRDVKTTNILLDENFVAKMADFGLSKDGPAFEHTHVSTAVKGSFGYLDPEYFRRQQLTEKSDVYSFGVVLFEVVCARAVINPTLPKDQINLAEWAMRWQRQRSLDTIIDPHLRGNYCPESLSKFGEIAEKCLADDGKSRPTMGEVLWHLEYVLQLHEAWLNRDTTESSFSGSNNSLRGPKDEGLEMVQESSSQDEVGFDHKHKAESD, encoded by the coding sequence ATGGTGAATGTCCTTGGGGAGGGACTCTATTTTGTTCTGATTCTTGTGGTAGTGTCTGTGACAGTGAACACTGTTGATGCTCAAACAAAGTCTATTCTCTTAAATTGTGGTTCAAACTCTTCTTTGAATGTGGATGGTAGAAGATGGGTGGGGGACTTGGCCACCGATAACAATGTCACCCTAAGCACCCCCAGTGTTGTTGCCAACACTTCTACGTTAAGTGGCAGTTCAATCTATGATCCTCTCTATAAGACAGCCAGAATTTTCACTGTTCCTTTGAATTACACAATCAAAGATGTTAAAGGAAACTACTTTGTTAGGTTCCATTTCTACCCCTTTGCGATTGACGACTTCAATGTGAACGAGTCTTCATTTGGTGTTGTGGTCAATGGTCTGAAATTGTTATCAGAGTTTGATGTTCCTGGTAAGATATCCCACAAGAATATGAACTTGCTGAATTCTGGAAGAAATGCCACTTCATTCTTCTTGGTAAAAGAATATATTCTGACTGTGAATGGGGATATGCTTGTGATTGAGTTCGTTCCAGCCAGCAGCTCCTTTGGCTTCATCAATGCCATTGAGATTGTCCCAGTTGTGGGTGAGCTTTTTGCTGGCTCAGTTAGTAAAGTTGGTGGTGGAAACTTCAATTTGTCCGGACATGGGATGGAGACCATGTATAGGCTGAATGTCGGTGGTCCTGAGGTTCAGTCCAACGAGGATCGTGATCTTTGGAGAACATGGGAAGTGGATTCTGGTTATATGATCATAGAAAATGCTGGGTCTGGAATTAAGAACAGTTCTAACATTACATATTCTTCCGTGAATGATACTTCGGTGGCTCCTCTCCTGGTGTATGAAACTGCGAGGGCAATGTCCAACACTGAAGTCTTGGACAAAAGGTTCAACATGTCATGGAAATTTGAAGTAGATCCCGACTTTGATTATCTGATCCGTTTGCATTTCTGTGAGCTGGTTTATGACAGGGCAAATGAGAGAATATTTAggatctacataaacaataggACAGCTGCGGATAATTTTGATGTGTTTGTGCGTGCTGGAGGGATGAATAGAGCATATCACTTGGACTATTTTGATCCTGTGTCATCAAAGATTGACACGGTTTGGGTTCAACTGGGTCCTGACACAGCTGCTGGTGCTGCAGGAACCGATGCTCTCTTGAATGGTCTGGAGGTTTTCAAGCTTAGTCGAAATGGAAATCTTGCCCGTGTTGAGAGGTTTGACATAGGTGGAAATCCAGGGAGCAAATCAAAAGCAATGGTTGTTTGGGTGGGAGTTGGAGCAGGTGTAGCTTTATTAGCCATAGTTGCACTTATAGTTCTTGTGTTCTGTTTCTGTAAAAGCAGGAAGAAGGAATCAAGTGACACCAAAAACAACCCTCAGGGTTGGAGGCCATTGTTTCTCTATGGAGGAGCTGCTGTTAACAACTCTGTGGGTGGGAAGGGATCAGCAGGAACCCAGAAGCTATATGGATCCGTGGCCTCAGTCAGAGTTGGGAAGAGGTTTACATTGGCAGAAATCAATGCTGCAACAAACAACTTTGATGAAAGTTTGGTGATTGGAGTTGGAGGCTTTGGAAAGGTGTATAAGGGGGAGATTGAAGATGGTGTTCTGGCTGCAATTAAGCGAGCCAACCCTCAGTCTGAACAAGGGCTCGCTGAATTTGAGACAGAAATTGAGATGCTGTCAAAACTCAGACACAGGCATCTGGTGTCCTTAATTGGTTTCTGTGAAGAGAATAATGAAATGATCTTGGTTTATGAGTACATGGCCAATGGAACTCTCAGAAGCCACCTATTTGGGAGTGATCTCCCTCCATTGCCTTGGAAGCAGCGCTTAGAAGTGTGCATTGGTGCTGCAAGGGGATTGCACTACCTTCACACAGGTGCTGACCGAGGAATCATTCACAGGGATGTCAAGACAACAAATATTCTGCTAGATGAGAACTTTGTGGCCAAAATGGCTGATTTTGGCTTGTCAAAAGATGGTCCAGCTTTTGAACATACCCATGTTAGCACAGCTGTGAAAGGAAGTTTTGGCTATCTTGATCCTGAGTACTTCAGAAGGCAGCAATTGACTGAGAAATCAGATGTATACTCTTTTGGAGTTGTGTTGTTTGAAGTTGTTTGTGCTAGAGCTGTGATAAACCCCACCTTGCCTAAAGATCAGATCAATCTTGCAGAATGGGCAATGAGATGGCAAAGGCAAAGATCACTTGACACGATCATTGACCCTCATCTCAGAGGAAACTATTGTCCTGAATCATTGTCCAAGTTTGGAGAGATTGCAGAAAAATGTCTTGCTGATGATGGAAAGAGCCGTCCCACCATGGGGGAGGTGTTGTGGCATTTGGAGTATGTGTTGCAACTACATGAAGCATGGCTGAACAGGGACACCACAGAAAGTTCCTTCTCTGGTAGTAATAATTCTTTGAGAGGtccaaaagatgaaggactagaAATGGTGCAAGAATCTTCAAGCCAAGATGAAGTTGGTTTTGATCACAAACACAAAGCTGAATCTGATTGA
- the LOC114187841 gene encoding WPP domain-associated protein, whose translation MKGGENIYDYGKERIYDNGKEDESVDDHTGIVEEMDSFLEDLDERLIISRMVSDSVIKGMVNAVEEQAAERITEKELEVIGLKKVLHGLHVGSGETKTFCSSLHHHESHEAAAHQFPDNLVEPDRYVMSVDSLQIAVHEDLSQLKKEINKIKGASPIRTICSGSDLVGLSGILQENMPEKWICVDNKAFENLKDAVDTVRMKVTDRLSKASLSEWQQEQDFQSEIERMVISNGIWGLQQEFEQKLWDLSDSESRNCFNQYKEISSLREELDSIFKTLSVSETGHLLSHGSLENAEEWCHNKKVDHFHVKLSTDDLSPSAMEENGKQESKINKPENLDSASLKHMSKEDLIAYITKMRRNHESQVQEKTEENFRLRRELLKERGSSFPLKKDKEFELLKKKIPDAIAKLNEILDGNEKVHQFSENIECLSSLKDRLDFLESENHQLKETLSDKKREFRSLSSQVSAAEEKLSQEQVVEKKLLQTIQKLEDDIEDAHSQVSVIQDVYKCLFEGIVSEFRCCSEELHLKSSFMQEMYEVLLQEASHSAQASSGLGIEEAEMESTMMQGLLDINHIIFKETLVNADEALKLEVSEKEKLKYEVHTIKSVVEEKEKLIKGAADALVQEKQKVQFTSEQLDSLRAQIAQQHKLIEEKSEELDVTNGNLVAALKEIKQYDEQMHQLHKNLEQRTNKLREIEEERRVHFALTQKQQEALNLFEAKERETRKQMESTINLMHKLLTMITDFEARVNKDISRNHLRLENIRSEFHWINNQANVLKTMGLVYKQRLETRSSDLAKAETEVDLLGDEVDTLLRLLEKIYIALDHYSPILQHYPGIIEILELVRRELSGDCRKLV comes from the exons ATGAAGGGTggtgaaaatatttatgattatggTAAAGAAAGGATTTACGATAATGGTAAAGAGGATGAGAGTGTGGACGACCACACTGGTATAGTTGAAGAAATGGATTCCTTTCTGGAGGATCTTGACGAGCGGCTGATAATATCTAGGATGGTGAGTGACTCAGTCATAAAGGGCATGGTTAATGCTGTTGAGGAACAGGCAGCGGAGCGAATCACTGAGAAAGAATTGGAGGTGATCGGGCTAAAGAAAGTTCTACATGGACTTCATGTGGGTTCAGGTGAAACTAAGACATTCTGCTCTTCATTGCATCATCATGAATCCCACGAAGCTGCTGCACATCAGTTTCCAGATAATCTTGTAGAGCCCGATAGATATGTAATGTCTGTAGACAGTCTTCAAATTGCAGTACATGAGGACTTAAGTCaactaaagaaagaaataaataaaattaaggggGCTAGTCCCATCAGAACAATTTGTTCAGGTTCTGATTTGGTGGGTTTAAGTGGTATTCTGCAAGAGAATATGCCAGAAAAATGGATTTGTGTTGATAATAAAGCTTTCGAAAATCTAAAGGATGCTGTAGACACTGTCAGAATGAAAGTCACGGATCGGTTATCAAAAGCATCACTTTCTGAATGGCAGCAGGAGCAGGACTTTCAATCAGAAATTGAACGAATGGTGATCAGCAACGGTATCTGGGGTTTGCAACAGGAGTTTGAACAGAAACTGTGGGATCTTTCTGACTCAGAAAGTAGAAATTGTTTTAACCAATATAAAGAGATCTCAAGTTTGCGTGAGGAATtggattcaatttttaaaacacTCTCTGTTTCTGAAACCGGACACCTTCTTTCTCATGGATCTTTGGAGAATGCTGAGGAATGGTGTCATAATAAGAAGGTTGATCATTTCCATGTGAAGCTTTCCACTGATGATTTGTCGCCCTCAGCTATGGAAGAAAATGGCAAACAGGAGTCAAAGATTAACAAGCCTGAGAATTTGGATTCAGCCTCACTAAAGCACATGTCTAAAGAAGATTTAATTGCTTATATTACCAAAATGAGAAGAAACCATGAATCACAGGTGCAAGAGAAGACTGAAGAGAATTTTCGCTTGAGACGGGAGCTTTTGAAAGAAAGAGGTTCTTCTTTTCCACTGAAGAAGGACAAGGAGTTTGAgctgttgaagaaaaaaatccCTGATGCCATCGCAAAATTGAATGAAATCCTTGATGGAAATGAGAAAGTACATCAATTCAGTGAAAACATTGAATGTCTTAGCAGTTTAAAGGATAGATTGGATTTCTTAGAATCTGAGAATCATCAACTGAAGGAGACTCTATCGGATAAGAAAAGAGAATTTAGGAGTCTTTCTTCCCAGGTTTCTGCTGCAGAGGAAAAATTGTCACAGGagcaagtggtggagaaaaaattgttacaaaCCATTCAGAAGCTTGAGGATGATATAGAGGATGCACATTCTCAAGTTTCAGTTATTCAAGAtgtatataaatgtttatttgaAGGTATTGTTAGTGAGTTTAGATGCTGCTCTGAAGAATTACATCTGAAGAGTAGTTTCATGCAAGAAATGTATGAAGTATTACTCCAAGAAGCTTCCCACAGTGCTCAAGCTTCTAGTGGGTTGGGAATTGAGGAAGCAGAAATGGAGTCAACTATGATGCAAGGGTTATTGGATAttaatcatattatatttaaagaaacttTGGTGAATGCAGATGAAGCTTTAAAATTGGAAGTTTCTGAAAAGGAGAAACTAAAATATGAAGTGCATACAATTAAATCAGTTGTGGAAGAAAAGGAGAAGTTAATCAAAGGAGCAGCAGATGCTTTGGTTCAAGAGAAACAAAAAGTGCAGTTTACCTCTGAACAACTTGACAGTTTAAGAGCTCAGATTGCCCAACAACATAAATTAATAGAAGAGAAAAGTGAAGAATTGGATGTCACTAATGGCAACCTGGTTGCAGCTTTGAAAGAAATTAAACAATATGATGAGCAAATGCATCAGCTGCATAAAAATCTTGAACAAAGAACGAACAAACTtagagaaattgaagaagaaagaagagtaCATTTTGCTCTTACACAAAAACAACAAGAAGCACTGAATTTGTTTGAGGCTAAAGAAAGGGAAACTAGGAAGCAAATGGAATCTACCATTAATCTCATGCATAAATTGTTGACGATGATTACTGATTTTGAAGCTAGAGTAAACAAAGATATTTCAAGAAATCATTTGAG GCTTGAAAACATAAGATCTGAGTTTCATTGGATCAATAACCAAGCCAACGTACTTAAAACCATGGGTTTGGTGTACAAGCAACGTCTAGAAACAAGATCTTCTGATCTCGCGAAGGCTGAAACAGAG GTTGATCTTTTGGGGGACGAGGTAGATACTCTTCTTAGGCTCCTTGAAAAAATATACATTGCACTTGATCATTATTCACCCATACTACAGCATTACCCTGGG ATTATTGAGATTTTGGAGCTTGTAAGAAGAGAACTGAGTGGAGACTGTAGAAAACTTGTTTAA